Below is a genomic region from Eremothecium sinecaudum strain ATCC 58844 chromosome V, complete sequence.
ATACTGGGGAACTAAAAGAACGAACCGTTTTTACATATATAGACACTGCAACGATAATAAGTCAATTCATAGCACGTGATGATGAGGAACTTGAGATGCTGAAGAGTAAACGGAGGCCTAATAGACCGCCTACAAATAGGCAGCAGTTGTTAGAGGAGAAGAAAAAAACTGAATTAAGAGAATTCACCACCGGTTTTCTTTGTCCAGATCTGACCAAAGAGGATAATGTGTTCTTCCTCAGACACTGGAACGGTTCGTTCGGTGCTCTATCAACTTTACTCTTAATTAGAGTAAATGATAAAGGAGAAAAAGTTATAGGCTGATAAATTAATATTATTTGAAATACTCTAACGAGATTCCAATTTTCCAATTGTGTTGAGTTACATCAACCGTCATTGGTGTTAAAACACCTTTACTGTACATATACTTAATTACTACATAATTAATTTAGGTTGTTAATGCCAAATGCTGTCCCACTTTATTATATTTTGCCTCCTAGATTCTCATTTCCGTACCGGTAGCTGGAACACAAGCTTATGCGGTTCATTATATACATCGCCTACCAATTCCCATCCTTCATTTTCGCATTTACTTATAACATCGAGCATATGCTCGGGAGAAGCATTGCTCCCGTTGATGATAGTGAATAAATCTTTAAAACTGACCTGTAGCACCGAATGTGCGTTAACTTCCACTACCTTTTTACTGTTAATTTTGTAATCATACAGAAGTAGCTTTTTACCTGTCGTTGTCTTCGCAGAGCGCTTTAATATACCCTTCCTGTGCTTTAAAAGCTCATAATTATCTCTCAAATGCTTTATAGGATTGGTAAAAGACAGAATAGAGCTTGTGCTATCTACTTTTGTCATGACATCCAGTTCTCTATTTTGACTGTTCCAATCGTACAGTTTTGCTCGCTCTTTGGATATCCTTTCTATGGGATTTGAAAGATGATTCGTCTTTTTGGTATTATTATGCAAATTTATTCTATCAGAATTGTTCATATTGGTATCAACCTGTTGACGTTTCCGTTTAGTGCTGGAATCTTGTATCAGAGCATCCAATGGTTTTAGATCTTCTGTCCACTCAGCTATCTCACGGGTTAGAGAATTAACATTACTGTCAGCATTTAGAGCAGCATTGGAATCGTTTGAGTCGCTTTTTATTACTCTAGATATGATACTATCAGAAATCTTGCCCTCTTGAATAGCAGACCGTAGAGTCGCTAATTTCTTTTGGAAACCCAAGTCTTCCGGTATATTTGCCATCTTAAAAAGAGCATTAACCCCAGCAAAGTTTTCAGGTGTAATATTGAGTCCCAAACCTTCTTTGTCAAGTGTTTGGATTGCCTTTTTTAGTTCCAGTACCTTCAGTTTCatggatgatgatgatgatgatgatgatgacatGAGCACTGAACTTGTGTGTATACGCATTTGCCTGGCAGCTAATTGACTGAGAAGCTGCCTAAAATGCCATTTATGGTGTCCCAATTCACCAATCATGTAATCAGCTTTACTATGTACTTTCTTCTACAGCTTTGTTAAAGATTTTACGTAGATGTGAAATTAGTAGTAATTTTTCATGTTCGCGAACTTTAAAGTACTACTTGATACTGAAACTTCAAGACGGAATGGCATCAGTAACCACTATTAAGAGGGTTTACCGCGATGCTATTAGTTTAGATGAGGTATATCACAATACTTCAGGTTTGGTTAGGGCTGTTTTGAGCTATGCTTCACCTGTACGTTATGATGATTCGTTCTTTAATGAACTTTTCCCATCAAAAACAATAAAAAATGCACCTAGTATTATTTCACAGTTGGCTTACTATGGAGAAATTGCTGTCGGGACCTTGAAAGCGAATCTAGTAACAAATGATAATACTATGGGGAAACCCCCAGGCATTCACATTGAATCTTTATGTGTCTTACCAGCTTATCGGAACAAGAGCATCGGTACAAAGCTATTGAATTACATTGAAGAACAAAGCACTAAACTACATCAACGTAATATATACGTCTATATACCAATTGATGACGAAGATACACAGCAGTGGTATTCAAAGCGTGGGTTTGAAAAGCATAAAGGTGTTGTAACCAACCATTTGATGACTAAAACCGGATCAACAGACTGCTTTCTGTATATTAAAAAGCTATGACTGACGAAATGAGAGGCGTTTATACTAATACCACAAGTTATAATTCGTACATCATTTAGTTATTATAACATGATTGACTACTTTTCATCacttttttctttatcCTCTGTTGCGTCTTCTTCTACTTCTGTATCAGTGTCGATATCTGTGTAATCACTACCTTCATTAGaatcttcattttcatcatcttcaatgTCACTATTGTCACTATCATCACTTCCTGGTGTATTTTCATCATGGTCTCCGGCACCGTATATGTATTCCTTGGCCTCGTCAATCTTCACGGGATCGCGTACTTGCATTGGAATAGTGACGTC
It encodes:
- the TMA16 gene encoding Tma16p (Syntenic homolog of Ashbya gossypii AAL100C; Syntenic homolog of Saccharomyces cerevisiae YOR252W (TMA16)); translation: MPVSKSLTKIQQNMKGKKHTVHPKGRKFQQLNKATLRDDKIQAKKRAHNEKKSNELSRIKFIQDVINTGELKERTVFTYIDTATIISQFIARDDEELEMLKSKRRPNRPPTNRQQLLEEKKKTELREFTTGFLCPDLTKEDNVFFLRHWNGSFGALSTLLLIRVNDKGEKVIG
- the MRX4 gene encoding Mrx4p (Syntenic homolog of Ashbya gossypii AAL101W; Syntenic homolog of Saccharomyces cerevisiae YPL168W), producing the protein MIGELGHHKWHFRQLLSQLAARQMRIHTSSVLMSSSSSSSSSMKLKVLELKKAIQTLDKEGLGLNITPENFAGVNALFKMANIPEDLGFQKKLATLRSAIQEGKISDSIISRVIKSDSNDSNAALNADSNVNSLTREIAEWTEDLKPLDALIQDSSTKRKRQQVDTNMNNSDRINLHNNTKKTNHLSNPIERISKERAKLYDWNSQNRELDVMTKVDSTSSILSFTNPIKHLRDNYELLKHRKGILKRSAKTTTGKKLLLYDYKINSKKVVEVNAHSVLQVSFKDLFTIINGSNASPEHMLDVISKCENEGWELVGDVYNEPHKLVFQLPVRK
- the NAT5 gene encoding peptide alpha-N-acetyltransferase subunit NAT5 (Syntenic homolog of Ashbya gossypii AAL102C; Syntenic homolog of Saccharomyces cerevisiae YOR253W (NAT5)): MASVTTIKRVYRDAISLDEVYHNTSGLVRAVLSYASPVRYDDSFFNELFPSKTIKNAPSIISQLAYYGEIAVGTLKANLVTNDNTMGKPPGIHIESLCVLPAYRNKSIGTKLLNYIEEQSTKLHQRNIYVYIPIDDEDTQQWYSKRGFEKHKGVVTNHLMTKTGSTDCFLYIKKL